In Stieleria varia, one genomic interval encodes:
- a CDS encoding FAD-binding protein, whose product MSDSLQVDAPRSVDELQAFVREQPHVLVVGNQTKPPLWQPFAKSHRLVSTANLSGVMQYEPSEFTITVLAGTSVAEITSTLSDRGQYLPFDPMLVQSGATIGGTVAAGLSGPGRFRFGSIRDFLLGVRFLDGHGELICGGGKVVKNAAGFDIPKLLVGSLGRLGIITELTFKVFPRPVDRLTFRMDCDSHESAAALISKLALGRWELDALDYVAGSRTVYVRIAGDQPVIESLAEDVGRFLDRSTVRLDRDDANRFWSSVNELRFDGGDEFVWKTPTTPVEFVRLAKWADEQADDEVRVHGSAAMTTAWMSAKSPPDQSIAATGLMLRGLIPESDAFLSDRQPTDMERRLKTAFDPLARFP is encoded by the coding sequence GTGAGTGATTCGTTGCAAGTGGATGCGCCGCGATCGGTTGACGAGTTGCAGGCGTTTGTTCGAGAGCAACCGCACGTGTTGGTCGTCGGCAATCAAACCAAGCCACCACTTTGGCAACCGTTCGCTAAGTCTCACCGATTGGTGTCGACCGCGAATTTGTCCGGTGTCATGCAATACGAACCGTCTGAATTCACCATTACCGTATTAGCGGGCACATCGGTTGCGGAGATCACGAGCACACTTTCAGATCGCGGACAGTACTTGCCGTTTGATCCGATGTTGGTTCAGTCCGGTGCAACGATCGGTGGCACCGTTGCGGCAGGGTTGAGTGGTCCAGGTCGTTTTCGATTCGGCAGCATCAGAGATTTTCTGCTCGGCGTCCGTTTTTTGGATGGTCACGGCGAGTTGATTTGCGGTGGAGGCAAAGTCGTCAAAAATGCGGCCGGGTTTGACATTCCAAAGTTACTTGTCGGCAGCCTGGGGCGATTGGGAATCATCACCGAGTTGACTTTCAAGGTTTTTCCGCGTCCGGTCGATCGACTGACGTTTCGCATGGATTGTGACTCGCACGAGTCGGCTGCCGCGTTGATCTCGAAACTAGCACTTGGCCGATGGGAGCTCGATGCGTTGGACTACGTTGCTGGCAGCCGCACCGTTTATGTCCGAATTGCCGGCGACCAACCGGTTATCGAATCGCTGGCGGAAGATGTTGGTCGCTTCTTGGATCGGTCGACGGTTCGATTGGATCGTGATGATGCAAATCGGTTTTGGAGCAGTGTGAACGAGTTGCGATTTGATGGCGGTGACGAGTTCGTTTGGAAAACACCGACGACGCCCGTCGAGTTTGTTCGTCTGGCGAAATGGGCGGATGAGCAAGCCGACGACGAAGTGCGTGTCCACGGCAGTGCGGCGATGACCACCGCCTGGATGTCGGCGAAATCGCCTCCTGACCAATCGATTGCCGCGACCGGTCTGATGCTGCGTGGATTGATTCCAGAGAGTGATGCGTTTCTCTCCGATCGCCAGCCCACTGACATGGAGCGACGGCTGAAGACCGCGTTCGATCCCCTTGCGAGGTTTCCGTAG
- a CDS encoding carbonic anhydrase family protein produces MTDQQQSPINLQNAIYADFGSEGLSIHWDGDILGHVRKDEHGVKVEFASDVRQYITIGSKRFHLRQFHFHHPSEHWVDGEQYTMELHLVHQNVDDGSLAVIGVFIEPGNARAAFPSLMTQIETVLGAGSHEELEPKVLTDPWDFLPKTWEQHFRYQGSLTTDPFTESVSWVVLKDPTLMPTKKLMELLELFQSEARFPQPLNRRYILKTFDATKPSKRKK; encoded by the coding sequence ATGACGGACCAACAACAGTCACCCATCAACCTGCAAAATGCAATCTACGCCGACTTCGGAAGTGAAGGACTGTCGATTCACTGGGATGGCGACATTCTTGGGCACGTGCGCAAGGACGAACATGGCGTGAAAGTCGAGTTCGCCTCTGACGTGCGACAATACATCACGATTGGTTCCAAGCGATTCCATCTCCGACAGTTTCACTTCCATCACCCAAGTGAACATTGGGTTGATGGAGAGCAATATACGATGGAACTCCATCTCGTTCATCAAAACGTGGATGACGGCTCGCTGGCAGTCATCGGAGTCTTTATAGAGCCCGGAAACGCAAGAGCTGCTTTTCCTTCACTGATGACGCAAATTGAGACTGTTTTGGGGGCTGGCTCGCATGAGGAACTAGAGCCAAAGGTGCTAACCGATCCATGGGATTTCTTGCCGAAAACATGGGAGCAGCACTTCCGGTATCAAGGCTCGCTGACGACCGATCCATTTACCGAGAGCGTCAGCTGGGTTGTGCTTAAAGATCCAACGCTGATGCCAACGAAAAAGCTCATGGAGTTACTAGAGCTATTCCAATCGGAAGCGCGTTTTCCACAACCGCTCAATCGGCGGTACATCCTCAAGACATTTGATGCAACCAAGCCTTCTAAGCGAAAGAAGTGA
- the pyrF gene encoding orotidine-5'-phosphate decarboxylase, with amino-acid sequence MSKSFATRMAEAVQKTKSVTCVGLDPRKAQLPAPIRDNVAADAPPDAWAAAYTQFCCEIVDVVRDLVPCVKPQAAFFEQLGPAGTVALGEVIRYASDAGLIVITDGKRNDIGSTATAYADAYLGTASPWGSDSLTVSPYLGEDSLEPFVEVCDQRDAGIFVLVKTSNPGGGLLQNRETDGQTVYARVAELVQHFNATRLDSFGYGPVGAVVGATYPEQLAEMRAAMPGSWILVPGFGAQGGGAADVMAGFDAKGLGAIVNNSRHIIFAHSRPEFADRLGDARWQDAVRAATVEMNEQLAVVKD; translated from the coding sequence ATGAGCAAGTCGTTTGCGACCCGGATGGCCGAAGCGGTTCAGAAAACCAAGTCCGTGACCTGCGTCGGTTTGGATCCCCGCAAGGCTCAGTTGCCCGCGCCGATCCGCGACAACGTGGCCGCCGACGCTCCCCCGGACGCTTGGGCTGCCGCTTACACGCAGTTTTGCTGCGAAATTGTCGATGTCGTGCGGGATTTGGTGCCCTGTGTGAAACCACAGGCGGCGTTCTTTGAACAGCTTGGACCCGCCGGGACCGTGGCGTTGGGCGAAGTCATCCGGTACGCCAGCGATGCGGGACTGATCGTGATCACCGATGGCAAACGTAATGATATCGGCAGCACAGCGACCGCATACGCAGACGCCTATTTGGGCACGGCTAGCCCGTGGGGCAGCGACTCGCTGACCGTCAGCCCGTACTTGGGCGAAGATTCGTTGGAGCCGTTTGTCGAGGTCTGTGACCAACGTGACGCGGGGATCTTTGTGTTGGTCAAGACATCCAACCCGGGCGGCGGACTGCTGCAGAACCGCGAGACGGATGGCCAAACCGTCTACGCTCGCGTCGCCGAGTTGGTGCAGCATTTCAACGCGACGCGATTGGATTCGTTTGGATATGGACCGGTGGGGGCTGTTGTCGGGGCGACGTATCCTGAGCAATTGGCGGAGATGCGAGCGGCGATGCCGGGCAGTTGGATTCTGGTTCCAGGGTTCGGTGCCCAAGGGGGCGGCGCCGCGGATGTGATGGCTGGATTCGACGCCAAGGGGCTCGGCGCGATCGTCAACAATTCTCGTCACATTATCTTTGCACACAGTCGCCCCGAGTTTGCCGATCGACTGGGTGATGCTCGTTGGCAAGACGCGGTTCGCGCCGCGACGGTTGAGATGAATGAGCAGTTGGCGGTGGTGAAAGACTGA
- a CDS encoding FAD-binding oxidoreductase codes for MKQLQSLRQIYPPDRFTEDAAFLAAFESDGLTAFRQRPLAVVMPENADEVIATVRWCNEHRVPFVARGSGTSLSGGSLPIADGIVISLNRLKRIISVDPDQRIAVVEPGVINLDVSAAAAPHGLYYAPDPSSQTICTIGGNVAFNSGGAHCLKYGMTSNHVLGIKAVLGTGEVVTMGGPSTDSIQPDFTGLFCGSEGLFGVALEITLRLLPRPQRFHTVLVGYHSLKDAGDAVSAVIDAGLLPGAMEIMDALSIEAAEAAVACGYPEGAQAVLIVELEGPDEKLQHERKRLEEVIAKTNPFAQRVAVDEADRLFIWKGRKSAFSAVGRLSPDFLVQDGVVPRKRLGEALVRIQAFAKESGLRVANVFHAGDGNLHPLIMFDDRESGALARAEALAGQILRMCIEMGGSITGEHGVGVEKREYLPEMFDAASMDFMHRIRQAFDPNLICNPGKMFPGTEAPALTTHGLHPLEKSGVISRE; via the coding sequence ATGAAACAGCTTCAGTCTCTCCGTCAGATTTACCCGCCAGATCGTTTCACCGAAGACGCCGCTTTTCTCGCTGCGTTTGAGTCGGACGGTCTGACGGCGTTTCGCCAAAGACCGCTCGCCGTGGTGATGCCGGAGAATGCGGACGAGGTCATCGCGACGGTGCGTTGGTGCAACGAGCATCGGGTACCGTTTGTTGCGCGTGGTAGCGGCACGAGTCTTTCCGGTGGCTCGCTGCCCATCGCCGATGGCATCGTGATTTCGCTGAACCGCTTGAAACGAATCATCAGCGTCGATCCCGATCAGCGAATCGCGGTCGTCGAGCCGGGCGTCATCAATCTGGATGTTTCGGCAGCCGCGGCGCCGCACGGTTTGTATTACGCACCGGACCCATCAAGTCAAACAATCTGTACGATCGGCGGCAACGTCGCGTTCAACTCCGGCGGCGCCCACTGTTTGAAATACGGAATGACCTCCAACCACGTGTTGGGCATCAAAGCCGTCTTGGGAACGGGCGAAGTCGTCACGATGGGCGGCCCCAGCACGGACAGCATCCAGCCGGACTTCACCGGGTTGTTTTGTGGCAGCGAAGGATTGTTTGGCGTAGCGTTGGAGATCACATTGCGTTTGTTGCCACGCCCGCAACGTTTTCACACGGTGCTGGTGGGATACCACAGCCTCAAAGACGCCGGGGACGCGGTTTCGGCCGTGATCGATGCGGGCCTGTTGCCGGGTGCGATGGAGATCATGGATGCGTTGTCGATCGAAGCCGCTGAAGCGGCGGTCGCGTGCGGGTATCCGGAGGGTGCCCAAGCCGTTTTGATTGTCGAGCTGGAAGGCCCCGATGAGAAACTACAGCACGAGCGAAAGCGGCTCGAAGAAGTGATCGCAAAGACCAATCCGTTCGCTCAGCGGGTGGCGGTGGACGAAGCCGATCGTTTGTTCATTTGGAAAGGACGAAAGAGCGCGTTCTCGGCGGTCGGCCGTCTGTCGCCGGATTTCCTGGTTCAAGACGGTGTGGTGCCCCGCAAACGGCTCGGTGAAGCACTCGTGCGAATCCAAGCGTTTGCCAAGGAGAGCGGATTGCGGGTCGCCAACGTGTTTCATGCCGGTGACGGCAACCTGCATCCGCTGATCATGTTTGACGATCGCGAGTCCGGTGCGCTGGCGAGAGCCGAAGCGTTGGCGGGGCAGATCTTGCGGATGTGCATCGAGATGGGCGGCTCGATCACGGGGGAACATGGCGTCGGGGTGGAGAAACGAGAGTATTTGCCAGAGATGTTTGACGCTGCCAGCATGGATTTCATGCATCGGATCCGGCAAGCGTTTGATCCGAACTTGATATGCAATCCCGGCAAGATGTTTCCTGGCACGGAAGCGCCCGCGTTGACGACGCACGGTCTGCACCCATTGGAGAAATCGGGAGTGATCAGCCGTGAGTGA
- the acs gene encoding acetate--CoA ligase, which produces MADSSSGQIDHVLIEERLFPPPAKFTEKAVVASKAQYEELYAAARDDRDGFWGKEAQEHLHWFEPFDTVCQWQSPNAKWFVNGKTNASYNCLDRNIDNGLGDRVAILWEGEPGDTRTLTYRELRTEVCKCAEGLRALGVNQGDVVSVYMPMTPELAITMLACARIGAVHSVIFAGFSAESIADRNNDASAKVMVTADGLYRRGKVLPLKETVDEALAKSPTVEKCLVLRRIGQDGVSMTEGRDVWWHDVVETQIGDLPAEPLDSEAPLFILYTSGSTGKPKGILHTTAGYNLWAKRTFQWVFDHQEDDVYWCTADCGWITGHSYVVYGPLSAGATCLMYEGAPNHPQEDRFWDLVEKYKVTTLYTAPTAIRAFIKWGDEHVEKHDLSSLRLLGSVGEGINPEAWMWYHEKIGGKNCPIVDTWWQTETGGIMMSPLPGITSTKPGSCTTPLPGVIPEIVDESGQPVEPNHGGMLCIAQPWPGMLRGIWGDEKRYAEQYWTMVPGKYLTGDNARCDDDGYYWIMGRIDDVINVSGHRLSTIEVESALVSHEAVCEAAVVGRPDDLKGQAIAAFVTIRDREPDEELKKELRLHVRKQIGALANPDDIRFTASLPKTRSGKIMRRLLRDIAAGHEATGDTSTLEDLSVLASLKDED; this is translated from the coding sequence ATGGCTGATTCCTCGTCGGGTCAAATCGATCACGTATTGATCGAAGAACGCTTGTTTCCACCGCCGGCCAAGTTCACGGAGAAGGCCGTCGTCGCCTCTAAAGCTCAGTACGAAGAGCTGTACGCGGCGGCACGTGATGACCGAGACGGTTTTTGGGGCAAAGAAGCACAGGAGCACCTGCATTGGTTTGAACCGTTTGACACCGTGTGCCAGTGGCAGTCTCCCAACGCCAAATGGTTTGTCAATGGAAAGACGAACGCGAGCTACAACTGCTTGGATCGTAACATCGACAATGGTCTGGGCGACCGCGTGGCGATTCTGTGGGAAGGCGAGCCGGGTGACACGCGAACGCTGACCTACCGTGAGCTACGCACCGAAGTCTGTAAGTGCGCCGAAGGGCTGCGTGCCTTGGGGGTCAATCAAGGAGATGTGGTGAGCGTCTACATGCCAATGACGCCAGAGTTGGCGATCACCATGTTGGCCTGTGCTCGCATCGGCGCGGTCCACTCGGTGATCTTTGCCGGGTTCAGTGCCGAGTCGATCGCCGATCGAAACAATGATGCGAGTGCCAAGGTCATGGTGACCGCCGACGGTTTGTACCGCCGCGGAAAGGTCTTGCCGTTGAAAGAGACCGTTGACGAAGCCTTGGCGAAATCACCCACGGTGGAAAAGTGCCTTGTGCTACGACGTATTGGCCAAGATGGCGTGTCGATGACGGAAGGCCGTGACGTTTGGTGGCACGATGTCGTTGAAACTCAAATCGGTGACTTGCCCGCCGAGCCGCTGGATAGCGAAGCGCCTTTGTTCATCTTGTACACGTCCGGCAGTACTGGAAAGCCGAAGGGCATTCTGCACACGACCGCCGGATATAACCTTTGGGCCAAGCGAACGTTTCAATGGGTGTTTGATCATCAGGAAGACGACGTCTATTGGTGCACGGCGGACTGCGGTTGGATCACGGGGCACAGTTACGTTGTCTACGGTCCCCTGTCGGCCGGTGCGACTTGTTTGATGTATGAGGGTGCACCGAATCATCCGCAAGAAGATCGATTTTGGGACCTGGTGGAAAAGTACAAGGTCACGACGTTGTACACCGCACCGACGGCGATCCGTGCGTTCATCAAATGGGGCGACGAGCACGTCGAGAAACATGACCTTTCGAGCTTGCGTTTGTTGGGCAGCGTCGGCGAAGGCATCAATCCGGAAGCCTGGATGTGGTATCACGAAAAGATCGGCGGAAAGAACTGCCCCATCGTTGATACTTGGTGGCAAACCGAAACCGGCGGCATCATGATGAGCCCGCTGCCCGGCATCACGTCAACCAAACCGGGATCTTGCACGACTCCGTTGCCCGGCGTCATTCCCGAAATCGTTGACGAGTCCGGACAACCCGTGGAGCCAAATCACGGCGGCATGCTGTGTATCGCACAGCCTTGGCCGGGAATGCTGCGTGGCATCTGGGGTGACGAAAAACGATATGCCGAGCAGTATTGGACGATGGTTCCTGGAAAATACTTGACCGGCGACAACGCCCGCTGTGACGACGACGGATACTACTGGATCATGGGACGGATCGACGACGTGATCAATGTCTCGGGCCACCGCTTGAGTACCATCGAAGTCGAAAGTGCATTGGTCAGTCATGAAGCCGTTTGCGAAGCTGCGGTGGTGGGGCGGCCCGACGATCTAAAGGGGCAAGCGATTGCCGCCTTCGTCACCATCCGCGATCGTGAACCGGACGAAGAACTCAAGAAAGAGCTTCGATTGCACGTCCGCAAGCAGATCGGTGCCTTGGCAAATCCAGACGACATTCGCTTTACCGCCTCGTTGCCCAAAACACGTAGCGGCAAGATCATGCGGCGTCTGTTGCGTGACATCGCGGCTGGTCACGAAGCCACAGGCGACACGTCAACGTTGGAGGATCTCAGTGTCCTGGCATCGCTCAAGGATGAAGACTGA
- a CDS encoding calcium-binding protein has protein sequence MFYNSEKSRSSRRQRDSKRRGNQRRLFAESLERREVLSGIALTDDGILQITGDADPNQIAVWTNQESGVLHVTVDGRSAEFRNEAVNLIQVRGGAGNDRIGFRESVTQQAVVYGGPGNDVITGTAQGDFLDGGLGNDRINAGGGGDIVFGGAGNDRIAGGDGDDSLVGGDGRDQINGGDGNDWIFGDATNEYPEGVVDPVAYALQYANEGSGDDVIKGGDGNDIVLAGNGDDRVSGDGGNDLLIAGAGNDGVNGGDGNDVILGDWRFRPDDVEPADVEAMAVDVPAVRDLVVAAESVESASGVDRVAATDRAVRDARFNDFLVGGAGDDLILGMQGNDRIQGGDGNDRLYGNLGNDFIQGGAGNDAISGGLGNDRLRGGRGDDRIAGGDGNDAISGGSGDDNLLGGDGRDRIQGGAGNDLLVGGGGGDHLSGDEGEDTIKARDGERDFILTDGLDEIIADEIDVIAIP, from the coding sequence ATGTTTTACAACTCAGAAAAATCACGTTCGTCCCGACGCCAGCGGGATTCCAAACGTCGCGGCAACCAACGTCGGCTGTTTGCCGAATCGCTGGAACGCCGCGAAGTGCTCAGTGGCATCGCGTTGACCGATGATGGCATTTTGCAAATCACGGGCGATGCCGATCCCAATCAGATCGCCGTATGGACTAATCAAGAGTCCGGTGTGTTACACGTGACCGTCGATGGGCGGTCGGCGGAGTTTCGCAATGAAGCGGTGAACTTGATCCAAGTGCGTGGTGGTGCGGGTAACGATCGCATCGGTTTTCGAGAAAGCGTGACGCAGCAGGCCGTTGTCTATGGTGGTCCTGGGAATGACGTCATTACAGGAACTGCGCAAGGCGACTTCCTCGATGGTGGTCTTGGTAATGACCGAATCAACGCAGGTGGCGGTGGCGACATTGTCTTTGGCGGCGCTGGCAACGATCGCATCGCAGGCGGAGACGGGGACGACTCGCTCGTCGGCGGTGACGGTCGTGATCAGATCAACGGCGGCGACGGAAACGATTGGATCTTCGGCGATGCAACCAACGAGTATCCCGAGGGCGTTGTTGATCCTGTGGCTTATGCTCTGCAGTACGCCAATGAAGGTAGCGGAGACGACGTCATCAAAGGTGGTGACGGCAACGACATCGTGCTTGCGGGCAACGGCGACGATCGCGTGTCCGGCGACGGCGGAAATGATTTGTTGATCGCAGGCGCTGGGAATGACGGTGTGAACGGAGGCGATGGCAATGACGTGATCTTGGGCGACTGGCGTTTCCGACCCGACGATGTTGAACCGGCGGACGTGGAAGCGATGGCGGTGGATGTTCCTGCGGTGCGTGACTTGGTGGTCGCCGCCGAATCCGTGGAGTCTGCGAGCGGTGTCGACAGGGTTGCTGCGACTGACCGAGCGGTTCGAGACGCTCGCTTCAATGATTTCCTCGTTGGTGGCGCGGGTGACGATTTGATCTTGGGCATGCAAGGCAACGATCGCATCCAAGGAGGCGATGGCAACGACCGGCTGTACGGGAACCTTGGCAACGATTTCATCCAAGGAGGTGCGGGCAACGATGCGATCTCGGGCGGCTTGGGCAACGATCGACTGCGGGGCGGCAGGGGAGATGATCGCATCGCCGGTGGTGATGGCAACGACGCGATCAGCGGGGGTAGCGGCGACGATAACTTGTTGGGAGGTGACGGGCGCGATCGGATTCAGGGCGGAGCGGGCAACGATTTGTTGGTCGGTGGCGGCGGCGGTGACCATTTAAGCGGCGACGAAGGCGAGGACACGATCAAGGCTCGCGACGGCGAACGTGATTTTATCTTGACCGATGGCCTGGACGAGATCATCGCGGATGAGATCGACGTGATCGCGATCCCGTAG
- a CDS encoding (Fe-S)-binding protein, with amino-acid sequence MRHEIKPDEHGPMGQAMADAVSTCVHCGFCLAACPTYKELQQETDSPRGRIILMKEVLEGTLPLAQAAPHIDACLGCLACEPACPSGVKYGELISPFRALTQADRPQSLGQRFQRTAAQMTLPYPGRFRLAALMGRFAKPIAKWLPGPMRVMLDLLPAKLPSNQTLAASYPSIGKRRGRVALLTGCAQTVLDPDINLATIDVLTRNGVEVVLPQSQGCCGALSWHVGNHKQATKFAVNNLHAFPEDVDAIVTNAAGCGSGMHEYPLMLRGTEYEDAAKQFASRVCDVSVYLSRLGELLPIANPGRKVRVAYHDACHLANAQGIRREPRSLLHLIPGIELVELVDLHLCCGSAGTYSMDQPEIAASLGQQKADRVIETGCDYVATGNIGCMTQLANHLQRRGSNIKVRHTVQIIRDAYEGELR; translated from the coding sequence ATGCGGCACGAAATCAAACCCGACGAACACGGTCCGATGGGGCAGGCGATGGCCGATGCCGTCAGCACCTGCGTGCATTGCGGATTCTGCTTGGCAGCTTGCCCGACCTACAAGGAATTGCAGCAGGAAACGGATTCGCCGCGGGGGCGGATCATCTTGATGAAAGAAGTCTTGGAGGGAACGTTGCCGTTGGCACAAGCCGCTCCACACATCGACGCTTGCTTGGGATGCCTCGCTTGTGAACCGGCATGCCCATCGGGTGTGAAGTATGGTGAATTGATCAGTCCGTTTCGTGCGCTCACGCAAGCGGATCGTCCGCAATCGCTGGGGCAGCGATTTCAACGGACGGCGGCGCAAATGACGCTGCCGTATCCCGGCAGATTTCGATTGGCCGCGCTGATGGGGCGATTTGCCAAGCCCATCGCCAAGTGGCTGCCCGGCCCGATGCGGGTGATGCTGGACTTGCTGCCGGCCAAACTGCCGAGCAACCAAACGCTCGCAGCGTCCTATCCGTCGATTGGGAAACGTCGCGGCCGTGTCGCGTTGTTGACCGGATGTGCGCAGACCGTTTTGGATCCCGACATCAATCTGGCAACGATCGATGTTCTGACACGCAACGGTGTCGAAGTGGTGCTGCCGCAGAGTCAAGGTTGCTGCGGAGCGTTGAGCTGGCATGTCGGCAACCACAAACAGGCAACCAAGTTTGCGGTCAACAACTTGCACGCGTTTCCCGAGGACGTCGACGCCATCGTGACCAACGCCGCGGGTTGCGGTTCCGGAATGCACGAGTATCCACTGATGTTGCGAGGGACCGAGTATGAAGACGCGGCAAAGCAATTTGCGAGTCGAGTCTGCGACGTTTCCGTGTACCTGTCTCGCTTGGGCGAGTTGCTGCCCATCGCGAATCCTGGCCGCAAAGTTCGCGTCGCCTATCACGATGCGTGTCACCTTGCCAACGCTCAGGGTATACGCCGAGAGCCTCGTTCGCTGTTGCACTTGATTCCAGGGATCGAACTCGTGGAGTTGGTGGATTTGCATCTTTGTTGTGGTTCGGCTGGAACCTACAGCATGGACCAACCGGAGATAGCTGCTTCGCTGGGCCAACAAAAAGCAGATCGAGTGATCGAGACAGGATGTGATTACGTCGCCACGGGGAACATCGGCTGCATGACGCAATTGGCCAATCACCTGCAGAGACGAGGCTCGAACATCAAGGTACGTCATACCGTGCAAATCATTCGCGACGCGTACGAGGGTGAACTACGATAG